TACGAAGAAGCCCTTGAAGTCCTTGAAAATCTTGAATCATCCTCATTAAGCAATCCTGCGGATGATATATTGCTCGAACTCTACCTGCTTCTTTTAAAGAAAGAAGCCAGATTGCCGGAAAATGAGATAGAGGATTATCTGAATCGCATGAAACAGATAATCAATCAGAATCCGACTTACGCCGATGCGTGGAACTCAATGGGCATACTATATATAGCAAAGTGCAAGATTTTGATGGATGAAGCAGGAGAGGCGTTCGCAAAAGCTCTTGAGATAAATGGTGATTATGCTAACGCGAAGAAAAACCAGAGACTTACAGAGAACGACAGACAGGGCATTTTTATACTACTGAAAGCTTTATTGGACTGATGTTTGCTAGTTGTAGGTGAGGCAAGTATCAAAAGGATAGTACAGGATGGATAAACTTCACATTGAAGAAGAGCGGATCGATGACGTCGTCGTCCTGATACTGGCAGGCCTGGTGGATTCGGGAACATCCCAGTTGATGGAGGACAAGTTCAACGATCTTATATCGAGGGGCAATGTTAAAATAGTTGCGGATCTCGAAAAAGTCGATTATATCAGTTCAGCCGGGTGGGGGATTTTTGTGGGCGAGATCAAGGGGGTAAGGCGGCAGAACGGAGATATCAAACTTGCGGGAATGCGTCCCGATGTCAGGGAAGTATTTGACCTGCTCGAATTTAATGCGTTATTGACACCGTATAATAACCGGGACAACGCGCTTGCGGCGTTTGATACCCGGCAGAATAAAGAAGTAACTTGAAAAGGGGAGCCATACAGTGATGAACGACATCAGCATTTCGTTTTCCAAGCCAAAGGATAATCCGGAAATATCGGTAATCTCTGTTAAGGGATATGTGGACACGACCACTTCCTCTGAACTCGAAGAGAGTCTCAAGAGGCTATTGAGAAAAGGCCGTTTCGATATCGTGATCGACCTTGGAGATGTCAACTATATCAGTTCAGCTGGATGGGGTATCTTCATCAGTGAGATCAAGGAGATCCGTGAGAACGGAGGCGACCTGAAACTTGCCGCTATGATAGGCGATGTATATGAAGTCTTTGAACTTCTGGAATTCCAGACCATCCTGGAAAGCTTCGATTCGGTCGAAGATGCCGTGATGAGCTTTGGAAAATTCGAGAATCCCGTGCCAGGTGGCGGGAGTGCCGGTTTCAACTCCTGAGCCGGTGACTCAACTGGAAGTCTGGAATTTTTTCACAAATCAAAGTTTTTTGTCATAATTACGCCTCGACCTGCCGATAAACTTCATATGAGATTGTAGATTGACCATGATTTGAACAGAGGTCGGTCCATCATAATGGAAAAAATGTTAAACGCGTTAATCATTGGCAGCCCACAGGATGATCTGGCTTTACTGGATGATTGTCTGAACGAACATAAA
The window above is part of the Candidatus Latescibacterota bacterium genome. Proteins encoded here:
- a CDS encoding STAS domain-containing protein, giving the protein MDKLHIEEERIDDVVVLILAGLVDSGTSQLMEDKFNDLISRGNVKIVADLEKVDYISSAGWGIFVGEIKGVRRQNGDIKLAGMRPDVREVFDLLEFNALLTPYNNRDNALAAFDTRQNKEVT
- a CDS encoding STAS domain-containing protein, whose translation is MNDISISFSKPKDNPEISVISVKGYVDTTTSSELEESLKRLLRKGRFDIVIDLGDVNYISSAGWGIFISEIKEIRENGGDLKLAAMIGDVYEVFELLEFQTILESFDSVEDAVMSFGKFENPVPGGGSAGFNS